Below is a genomic region from Sorghum bicolor cultivar BTx623 chromosome 9, Sorghum_bicolor_NCBIv3, whole genome shotgun sequence.
ttttctctcacaacaaatcaaccaaCAGTATTTTCTGCCATGACTTATCAACTAAACGAATGGTTAGGGGATGGAAGGCGGCGTTGATGTAGCAGCCGTGTGATCTTCTTTTCTTATTTGGGAGAAAAGGGTTGTTATGGATTGATGAACATCTCCTATCGTCTGCTAAGCAAACCACAACAAATGCACCGAATCCAGGTGCCATCTAGTGtgaaaatatattatattttatGTGCAATATCAGTACATTGGCCAATGCCTAtgggccttaatctcccaacaTCGTGAACATACTGTATTATTTGTAAACGGTAATGATGGAACGGACGTGGAGTCCGGACACCACCTCCACCTTTGTGTGCCGCCGCTCCAATGTGACCCTGCGTCTGCTTAGGCCTCCGCTCGCTCCCatgccacctccacctcctcaCCTACTCTGGCTAGGGTTTTGGTGAGCCTCCCCATCTTTCTTCTCCAATTCTGGCGATATAGAGGGGTGTTTTGCGAGGCAGGTCGGCCATGTGGTGGGAATGGTGGCCGGACGACTTAGGGTCCTAGCAGTGGTGGCGACAGTAGGGCCAGGCTGGGGCGAGGACgtcgccggagttggagaagatagTGTCACTAGAGTTGGAGAAGATAACTGCAGTGGGAGCGGGACTGGGAGGGGAACAAGGAGGCCTCCACGGACGCAGGCCATGGAGCTTCAGAAAAACCCTAGCACGCCACGGTCGAGCACTGGCCAGTGGTGGAGGGTGGGGGAGCCATCGAGCATGGGGAAGATGCATGGGAGGATGTCCAGGGGTGGGACAGGCATGGAGGACGGGTGTGGTTGCACGGTCACCGACGTGTGGACGTGGGCTTGCATCGGTAACATTTGACACAGGCACTTGCGTGCTTCAATTCATTTAATTTGGTAGTTGCTTTCTCTGAAAATATGGTAACGTGTCCTTGCGAGCTCGGTGGTGTGCGTCCAATTGGAACAAGGGAGCCCAATATGTACCTTAGCCTATGAGAGACCATGCTGGTGACGACAAAAAAGCCCGACCACATGTCCACACAGCTGCATTGGTTTTTCGGTGGGACTTCACTAAAACAGTGCACCCTAATGGAGAGTCACCCGCTAAGAGCACTAACAATGGAGAAACTACATGTAATTTCTAATTTCTAGGCTTTTTGAAGAAACTATCTTCCACAATGCATCTTCTCTACCCTTATGTCTATCCAATTGTTCACCTCTCCTCTCGTTGGATCCTCTGTACCAGCTCTCTTCCTTCCCGCCCTCCACCACATAGGGACAACGAAACCTATGGCAACGTGAATTCCGTACGTGAGCTCCGACGGGTGTACACTCCCGGCGATTTGTATTGCTCTAGGTGGTTGTTGTGGCCGTGGATATGTGTGGTGGAGGCAAGAAGTTGTGACATGCATGTGTTTGCATCgaggagagctccaccgagcgaCCTCCGTTGGATGGCCGCTAACTCCACACATGGCCTCCACTGGGTGGTGTGGAGTTCCGCACGCGACCTCCAATGAGCCACCACGAGGTCTACTGAGCGAGTCTCTGACGAACGTCCAACATGAGCTCCGACGAGTGATCTCCGCCGGGCAACCGAGAGCTCCGACGAGTGAGCTCCACTGGGTATCAGGAGAATGTTGGGTTGACGCACAACATCTGGTGTATGGAGGAGGAAACCGATCTTTTTCTCCCAAAGCAGTAACAATTGATTTCTATGATCTCGATCAGCATGTAGAAACCAGTCTTTGGGAGAGGACCAAACACACTTGTTCAACAGTTCATGGTATCTAAGAAAATAGGCCCACTGATCAGCTTCTTTTACTATTTTAAACAATCTCTCATTGCCGTATCTGTATTCCAGCCGGCCAATCCTAGGCTTCCAGAGCTAGAGCCCAGAGTAGCAAGTGTTAAGAGGGTAGGCCAAGGTTTACTTTGAAATACACAAATCGACTGGCTACAAACTCATCGCTAGACGAGGTTTTATGACTTTCTCCCTCCTCTATATTAGTATAAATCCAACATTAGCTAGCTCCGAGCTAGTCTGTTGGACACAACCGAATAACCTTGTGAAGTGAATGCGACGACAGTTTATGGCTTTCTCCTTCCTCTACATTAGTATAAATCCAACATTAGCTAGCTCTGAGCTACTTTGTGAGACACGATCTAATAACCTGGTGAAGCGAATGCGACGACACGGCAGTTGGCAAATTGCAGAGCCTCACGTTCATGCCGGATTTTGTTACCTAAGTGCTAACGTGAGTAGAACCGATCACACTCGCCTCCCACGTGGCGTGTGTGTAACGTGCTGAGCCGATAGACGTGGCCTTTTCCCGTGCAACAATCGAAGATACGGTGGATCGCCAGCACCCTCAGACAAGGATGTACTGCACTTACCAAGCGTCTGAGAAATCTAGGGGACCTGCCTGCAGGTCAGACAGACCATCGCTATCACTAGACAGCATGCCGCGTCGTCACGGCTCGTCACACTCTTCAGACCTGAGTGTTATTTAAACGCACAGGCGCACAGCTCTCTCTTCGTCCTCACCAACTCATCAGCTAGCATTCAGTATACACAAGTACTCCCTTCTCCAGCTAGCCTCATTTGTGTCTCAACAGATTGCTAATCTCAGTCAAGCTTAGGCCGCGTCAATGGCCTCCTCCGCCGCTTTCGCCGTTCTCCTCGTCCTCGCCGTCGCTGCGCAGTGCACTCGTGGTATGCACATATCACTGCACGGCCGCTTCCACGTTAAAGCCGTTTCATTTCATTTGTTTTCCCTTTATTATTTATGCACACGAGAATCAATTATAAACGAGAATGCATGGTGGATGGCGCAGGTGGTCAGCTTGCGTGCGAGGACCTGTCGGCGGACGTGTGCGCGTTCGCGGTGTCGTCGGCCGGGAGGCGGTGCGTGCTGGAGCGCACTCCTGACGGCGCCCAGCGGTGCCAGACCTCGGCGTCGGCGGTGGGTGTCGAGACCGATGCCTGCGTGCGTGCCTGCGGCGTCGACCGCGCCGTGCTGGGCCTCCCCATCGCCAGCGCCATGGCCGAGGGCGACCGCCGCTCCTTCTCGGCACTCTGCTCGTCTGCATGCCGGGACGTGTGCCCCGACGTCGTGGATCTCTACGCCACCGTGGCCGCCGCTGAAGGTGCGTGCATCGCAGAGTATCGTACTTGCAAGCGTGCCAGCCGTGTTTGCATTGTTGACGATTTTCTAACGTACGGTACGGCGCTGTCCGGGAAACCGGCCGGTGATGGGTGCAGGTATGTCGCTGCCGCTGCTGTGCGAGGCGCACAACAAGGCTGGGAACCGCCGCATGCTGACTTCGACGATACCCCCGGTCGGCGCTCCGGAGGCTGATGCGATACCCCCGGTCGGCGCTCCGGAGGCTGATGCGCCAGCTGCATGAGATGAGAGCAATGCATGATGTACTCACGATTTTTCACTGTAGCTTGAATAGTTGATGCACACAGTGTTCCGGATATCCTCGTGATTTGTATCCGAGATAGCTGGTCTCCATTGTTTTTATATGAAATAAAGCTGTACGATCATTGAGTTTGGTCCAAAACCAAACAACGACATGAATAAAGTAATTATAATGCAAGGGAGACATATTCACTCATTCAAGAAGCAGATAtctcattattattattttgaatATATAAGATACATGATTAAAGAGGAATAAATGTCTTCTTCTGGCATCAACGCCAAAGTATTAGAAGAAGTTTAACTTGTAGAAAATTGTATAGCTTTATGGGCGGAGCTCTCTTATGGCAAGGTATGGCGCCTGCCATACCATAAATTTCGAGCAATTTTTATCTCTAAATCATTCTGTGAGAAAAAGAAGTTCCGTAGCAAAAAACTTAGCCTGGGCGCCGGAGGAAGAACAGCTACGCACGAGACGAACCACCTGCCCTCCATGCCTGCTACTTTATGTGGCCGTATGGGCCCTTTGGCCTTTTGGACTACGGCCTGCTTGAACTTAGCACTATCTCTCACAAAAGTTTTTTCTACCACGACAATTTAggctctgtttagattggagatgaaaattttttgggtgtcacatcggatgtgtcagaAGGATGTCgagagaggtttttagaaactaataaaaaacaaattacatagctcatcagaaaactacaagacaaatctattaagcataattaatctatcattagcacatgtgagttactatagcacttaaggctaatcatggagtaattaggtttaaaaaattcgtctcacgttCTTCAatcaaattatgtaattagtttattttttatgtacatttaatgttcaatgcatgtgtccaaaaattcgataggatggacgaaaaaattttgaatggagaactaaacaaggccttatcggTCAAACAAATAAAGGGTAGATGGACTACGATCATCCACGAATGACGTTTCGTGTCCTCGTGGCGCTGTGAGGGCACGTGTGCTTAgaggtaaattttaatttagcCTCCGCTGTTTGCCCGTCTCTCGCGGTGCGGTGGCCGCTCGTTCACCGTGAGTGCTAAATTAAAAATTCGATTTGCTCGTCGTCGGGCATATGTGATATATGGCATAATAACTATGTGAGACTTTTATATATTACTGAAGCTCCGTCAtgacatcaccatcatcacattgAAGTAAACAAAATATGTTGTTGATGAAGGAGATCATCTTGTCAGTGTCCAGTCATATCTGTGCCAGCCTTCACATGTGTAAGTTACTTTTAGCTCGTTGGTGCCCAGCAATGATGTGAATGAATCAAAATTTTGAGTATATGTACTGACTACTTGCTATAGGTTATTTACTAAATTAAGTCTTGACAAGCATATATTTATCTATATGCACATATTACTTGAATATTTAAGTCTGTGTTTTTGTTCTGAGTACGCTCTATCTCTGAGCCATTTCTGacataaaaaaaaaaagtttgctttCGTAACCACATCCGGATATTATTTGCTCCGATCTGAATCCAACAAATGAAGAAAAACAGGTTAGGATATGAGAGACACACTTTGATCCGATCTGTTTTCATCGGTACAATgcactcatatatatatatatatatatatatatatatatatatatatatatgttttgttacAAAAGTTGAGATACAGATTCTATCTTTTACTCAAACGAAGATGTCAAATTTCAATCCCATGTGCACTAACAAGAGGCAAGCACATGCACGCCAAAATTTGTCAAATATGAATTTATTTATATACAAGATGATTTTGCCTCCCAATTTATGGACACGAAGCCTTTCTCCGAACATCAAGAATAATGACATAACAGTGAACGAAAATGGTAGCTTATGTCTGAGTTTTGAGCCTTGACAGATTGTGAGTATAATCAATAGTTGACACAAGTTTTGAGCCTTGACAGATTGTGGTATGGAGTATAATCAATAGTTGACACACAAGAACTCCCGTAGTTCGATTTATGATAAGGCATTCATTTTTGAGAAAGTCTGATGTGTAATGGGCAGTTCGACAATAAATCTATTTTAACAGAAAAAAGGATGGATACAACTGCAATACATCATTAGAGGCTAATGGTAGACAATAGATGGAGGGGCGTGCAAGCGAGTGAACCTCCGGGTCATCTGATGGATACtcgtatattttcataagattagATCAATTTTACTAAGCATAGAAAGATTGAGAGTCGAGATAAGAAGTTGTcggagatttttttaaaaaaaatgccaaaaattaaaataaaaaactctaTGAGATGCTCTTAGTTACTACTCCCAACTTAAATTATAAGACGATTTATCTTTTCTGGATATATAAATGTTGCTACACACTTATACATAATATGCACTAAATATATGATAAAAATAATATagatctagaaaaataaaaacatcttataatttaaaacaagTGGAGTAGTAGAAAGTTTAGCCAATGGTGAGGGTATGGAAGGGGGCGGTGATGTAGCTCTACCGTGATCTGAATCCATCTTACCTGATGCAACCTCACTTAACCACATAGAGGTGCCATTTGACTGAGTCGTCCCGCATAAATTTGAAAAATAAACCCAATAGCACCTTGTGCCATTTAGATAGATCCTGGTCAGGTTTATCATCAAAATAAGGAGGAAGGACCAAGAAAAGAATGGAGAGCATCCAACCAACATCATTAGTGTCGATTCAGTCAGAGGAACTCCTTGAGAAGAGTAAGTTGATCACCTATTCTTAAATCAGCCGAAGACTTAGACAACAGAGTTTACCAAATAGTCCGTTAGTAACATCGGATCATCCAACAGAGCATAGGACAATAGTAGAGAATGGGAATTGAGATATTTGTCACATAAGAGAGTTGGACCCACATGTTAGCATGAAGTGGAGAAGATATTTCTTAGCTAAAGCTTCACCCCTCTCACTCATCCTCCCATTTGCAACCCtcaacctctctctctctctctctacctaATCTTGAGCAAGCAAGAACCCTAGGAGGGAAAAAGAAGGATTGGAGAGGGATTGGAAGAGAGATTGGAGTGAAGGAAGGAGAGCAGTAG
It encodes:
- the LOC8072523 gene encoding uncharacterized protein LOC8072523, with product MASSAAFAVLLVLAVAAQCTRGGQLACEDLSADVCAFAVSSAGRRCVLERTPDGAQRCQTSASAVGVETDACVRACGVDRAVLGLPIASAMAEGDRRSFSALCSSACRDVCPDVVDLYATVAAAEGMSLPLLCEAHNKAGNRRMLTSTIPPVGAPEADAIPPVGAPEADAPAA